One Eurosta solidaginis isolate ZX-2024a chromosome 1, ASM4086904v1, whole genome shotgun sequence genomic window, acgtttgagcggttgattgacctgtacctaggggaaaggatacctcgggggttactgtcggcttcacagcatgcgtactgcaagggcagatcgacggaaaccgctctccattcgattgtaaagcaaatagaggggtccctagaacacaaatagtatgctctgggtgcctttctagacatcgagggagcttttaacaatgtcttaccgggggcaatcgaaagagctctggtgggtttaggagtcgaggcggctctggttgaatttattagcaaacttctatgcgacagaattgtcgcagcggagtggggaggggccataattaagaggaaggtgtgcaggggcacgccacaggggcgtgtcctatctcctctcctctgggttgtggtagtcaacgagcttcttgtggagctggaagccaatggttgttgggtggttgcctatgcagatgacctcgctatcctagtcagaggcaaatttctgggcgccctgcgcgatgttcttcagggctacctggatactgtggctaggtgggctgaatcatgtggattggcggtcaacccgggaaaaacggaattggtccttttcacaagaagatataagatgcccgatttcagaactccctcgattggaggggtaccgttggaactttctgatagggttaaatatttggggattgttttggacaagaaactgtcctggagacccaatatggaagatcgggccaggaaggccgccattgccttgtactgctgcagaggagctatcggaatgagatggggactctcgccaagaatagtacactggctttatgagatggtggtcaaaccgattctgctatatggggtgctggtctggtggaaagcactggacacggcgagcacctccaaaatcgcttcccaaggcagtcggttctatgtaccggagcgactcgggatttttcccgaccaaggactgtcatttcagtgtgaccccatttaatttgtttcgtccctcccacaaattgtcatcctcccagcagctccttgcagcaggactgctacatattctcttactccgggaaggtatcgaacccaatccgggtccgtctcctgaccccggtcctgagaaatggttttgctgcatttgccagaaaagaatctttttaggacggtcatactctgttcagtgtgtctcgtgcaagggatggttgcatcggacaggttgttctgggcttgatcccaaaacccgacgtccacgtaacttttataaatcttttgtggctccttgctgctcacgcccaagggcgtcccgtagtttacgcctaagcgcccctccactaccttccagcagcctcgctgctcagcaagccacaacaagtacccgctgctgctcgcgccccacggcgccaacaactcaaacagctgataccactcataactactaccttcgtagtagagctggtagcaatgctgagcatcagcccctgcccccgtcttcttctcaatgcagctcctgccttgggtggtgccactttcctagatgttctggtctccgcgacggcaacccctcgacgggtttcatcgcgccatgttgccaggtcgcaaacccaaatcatccgggtaccccaatgcttgcccaagggcgcccagtcccaaggccacaacagcaattgcgtcctggccttccacaacctaggcgtagtcacccgtcacttacacctagagtggcggcgtcacccctcatgcacttcagaattctgcagttaaactgtaatggactaactgggaagattacggagatagtcgatttcatgaagcggcacaacatccgcattgctgcgattcaagagactaaactcacagcaagatctgcattgcagacctgctctgggtataatgtccacagaaaagatcgcatgagcggaaatggaggcggcctcgcgtttatcatacatcactctgtgcaatatcatatatttgatcctggcatcgaccgcagggaaatgtcttagaacgtcaaggcctatctgtccggtcaggcgatgcaaatctagaaatcatcaacatctacatccctcctgtcacctgttgccccagtggatatcgccctaaaatcgaggccttactcactggcaacaatcgcattatcttaggcgatttcaatgcccatcacgacctatggcattcaaacttgcgggcggacagtaggggtgagatgttggcggatcaaatagaagaaacgacgttctgcacaataaacggagacgcccccacacgtatggtaggaagctgtcatagctcgccagatatctcaatcgtgagcgcagaactcgtaaactgcgtcaactggcagccgatggtaacattggcatccgaccacctgcctatacttatttcgttcgagcgtaccgccgacttcatcgtcaccgaaaaacgcactttcataaacttcaaaaaaggaaagtgggaagaatataaatctgcaacagacagcagctttgctgccctccctgtcccgactgatgcccgccaaggggagcgtgccttccgtaaggtcattgaatccgcctcggcacatttcattcccgccgggagaattcccgaaatccggccccacttcccggcggagcccgcgagcttagcgagggaacgcgaccttataagacagcttgatccaggcgacccccaaataaggggtataaaccaacgcatcagattgcttgtggacgaacacaagcgggcgaaatgggaagagcacctaagaggttgtaacctctctaccggtgtaggtaaactttggtccaccgtaaagtccctatcgaatccgactaagcacaaagacaaagtttccatcgcctttggcgataaggtgctgccggatgcggaaaaatgcgcgagcgctttctgccgacaatatataatgcatcctacggtcgacaaagatagacggagagccaatagacacgcacataaacacaaattcagcgcgtcaccaatcaccatcaccgctagagaggttgaggacgccattggtcgcgctaaaccatccaaagcagtgggcccagacggcatagccatgccgatgcttaaaaacctagggaaagagggtttcaaatatttagcgcatgtcttcaacctgtctctctccacctttgccatacccgagaaatggaaaatggccaaggtggtcccgctactaaagcctgggaaaccagctaacgtaggtgagtcatatcgtccgatatctctcctatcgccagtagcaaagacgcttgaagccattttgctcccttatttccaagcacatttgcagctaggccctcatcagcatggcttcagaaaactctatagcactacctccgcgctaaatgtcattagcacccagataaattgcggtttgaatcaataccaccaccatagaacagtactcgtagcgctagacctatcaaaagcctatgatacggtcaaccatggctcattactgcaagacctggaagggtctacccttcccccatgtcttaaaaggtggaccgcaaattatctgggtggtcggcaggcatcggtgcaattcagaaacgaaacatcaaaaccaaggagaattaaacaaggggtgccacagggtggtgtcctatccccacttttgtttaatttctacatatctacgctaccttcaccaccggaaggagtcacaatcgtttcctacgccgatgactgcacaataatggccacaggccccagcccagagatcgatgagctatgcaataaaataaacggctatctccctgatctctccagttttttcgcctcgcgaaacctggcattgtcaccgactaaatcttccgcgaccttatttacaacatggacgccccaaatgtcgaccatattgaacatccatgtcgatggcactacgctaccgactgtcctacaccccaaaatcttgggtgtgacgtttgatcaggatctacattttggtgcgcacgcaaccgcaattgttccgagaattcagagccgtaataaaatcctcaaatcccttgctggcagtacctggggaaaagataaagaaacactcatgaccacatacaaagcaattagccagccgattacgtgctacgcgtcacccatatggtcgccaagcctaaaaactaccccctggaagaaactacaggcctgccaaaatactgctctcagaagcgccacgggctgtcttcttatgtccccagaacaccatctgcataatgaggccagaatactccccatcagggagagaaatgagatgctgaccaaacagtttctgttgaatacccagaaacctgggcatcccaacagacatctgattgacgaaccagcaccgcctaggggcctaaggagtcatctccgtaagcattttgaggacatacggcacctgagaacccagccgtatgaagcgaaaaaacacaagcaggtccttggtgaactccataaacaggcgtcggacctttatgtcgggaattgcccggtgaatccagtacttgaagaaaaatatccagaactcgcggaagaggaacgcatactccccagggaaacgcgtgtcactcttgctcaacttcgttctggatactgtaacaggttaaactcttacctatccagaatcaaccccgacatacaaaatgtatgccccgcttgcaatgtgtccccacatgacaccaaccatctctttaattgtaatgtggaaccaacgcctctaacacccctttccttatggtccacccctgttgaaacggcaagtttccttggactcccgttagaggatattgatgacaatttgtgatcggtcgcggctattaggtggggcgagcattgctacaacaacaacaacaacaagcatctccaaaatgttagtgtcagtgcaacggacggcgctgatcggtatcagtggcgctctcagaacaacacctaccttggcactgaacgtcatgctgaacatatacccagtagatattgcgggaaaggcggccgcggcaaggtcgttggtcaggcttcgtgatatgggatatagactttctgaccgcggacactctagccttcttaccagtttcgacttcatcccggacagaacggactactgtatgccgataactgctccctatacaaccttcaccccagttattccagagagagaggattggggaagaggaattatctggggcatgggaccggttaacttgttcacggatgggtcaaagctggatggaaaggttggtggggggggggggggggggtcttttatcaagagctaaatttaagccgcaagtttaagttggctgatcactgcagtgtatggatggaatgctatccagtgctaccacggttagggaatttaacatctactctgatagccaagcggctatcaaggccttgagctcaactacagtgcgatcgagggtggtctgggagtgcctggcctcgcttgcgattgcatcgaattattttacaattaagattatctgggtcccgggccatagtgatatcccgggtaactgtcaagcggatctcttagcccgcatcggtacaactgaaccggatgaagatggcagTAGGGagttcgggatcccgctggccacctgtggattgctcctccatagctgggcctcgaatcagctcagaaaacgttgggcggataccacgtcttgcagggtagcaagatctttctggccaaaagtggatggcaggaggtctgctgaaataattgggttcactaaggctcacctatcaatggtcattggggttttgacagggcactgtcccatgggtatccatgcggtacgtctcaatgtactggaaactccatcctgctgcagctgtatggaggatgatgaggtggaatcaccaaattactttatgcttgattgtccagctttgccagaattaggcgaaagtacttcggtcgcgactcacttggatctcccgaggatgtatccaaagttgagatcggtatcattcggagctttatcgttgctacccaacgattctctaagtagctagatctaagtcaccgttatttttggtgtatgttgtatcacaacggaccttcgtgttgtccaagtgagctatccttatcagggcagctaccacctaacctatcctattcTAACTCCACCTCTGTGTTGAATTGTATAGTTATAATTTTCAAGCTTTAGATCCCATCTGGCTATCCGCGGGTTAAGTTGTTTTTTACTTAAAGTCATCGTAAGGGAGTTGCAATCTGTGACTATCTTGAAcggaattccttccaaataaactcTAAACAGGCGTAGAGCGTATATGATGGACAGGGTTTCCAGTTCGAAGCTGTGGTATCTTGCTTCCGCGGGTGAGGTGGCTTTTGAAAAGTACATAATCGGGTGCAAACGACAGTCCGTTTGTCTTTGGAGTATGACCGAACCGAAACCTGCTGAACTTGCATCGCAGTGCAACTCAGTTTGTTTCTTCGGATCGTATATTGCAAGCACTGGGGCGGACGACAGTTTTATTTTAAGTTCCTTAAAGGCTCGTAAACTGTCTTCTGACAGTTCGAATTTAACACCATCTCGTGTCAGTTTTTGTAATGGTCCAGCTATTTTAGCAAAATTCGGAATAAACCTTCTGAAGTATGAGAAGAGGCCTAAGCAGGTCTTAAGTTCTTTACAATTTTTCGGGAGCCTATATTTTTTGATTGCTTCTATGTGCGCATCGCTTGGGCGAATGCCATCCGAACTGACTGAATAGCCTAAATATTCGAGAGTATTAAACCCGAACATACATTTATTTAGCCTAAGTTCTAAATTCGTTTCCTTCATTCTTCTAAGTACCTTGCCGAGGATCTTAACGTGGGTTTGGAATTCTACCGTGGCTACaattaaatcatccatatatatcaTTATCGATCCATCGTCAACCAAATCTTTGAAAATGTTGTGGACATATCGCTGGAATACAGCGGGGGCGTTTTTTAACCCAAACGGCATACGCATATATTCAAATTAACCGTAAGGCGTTACAAAAGATGTATATTTAATGGAATCTGGGGCCATTTTAACATGGACGAACCCGTTTTTTAGGTCTAGTGTTGAGAAAAATTTGTTTCCGCCTAGATAGTCGAGGCAGTCTTCTATCAAGGGGAACGGGAAATTGTCCCGAACTGTTAATTTATTCAGCGGTCGGTAATCAACACATTTACGAATTTCGCcattctttatttttattaatacaaccGCAGAGGCATATGGTGAATCGCTTGGCCTAATGATACTCTTTTCCAATAATTCATCCGTTATCTTTCTAAGTTCAGCTTTTTCATAATGAGAAAGTCGCCTTTGCAACGCAAGGAATGGTTTATCCTCAACTAACCTTATTTTCATCTCGTAATCATACGGTTTAGATTCGATATTTCTTGGCCTCAAATAGTTATCTTCTAAGGTCTTTCTCAATACATCAGtactattttcttctaattcttgATTTATATTAATTTCAGATATGCAGGCGGCctgtttattaaaaatattctcacTAAAATTTTGATCAAGTGGGCATAACCCATCGCTGCAAGCCTCATGAGACACTACGTTTATTTCTTCGAGCTCAACATCTTCTACCCGTATACTGCTATTTGGTACAGAGATTTgtaattctgaatgcctcttttcACCCTTATGACTAGGTATATTATTCAAGTTAAGTGCACAGAAATAAGAAGTGTTATCTGGCATATcattattttcttgttttgtaTGTTTAATTGTCGCATCACCTAATAAGCATAAGCAAATATGAAATCTTTTTAAAAAATCTCTATCTAAAATTAGAGGAATCTCCATAGTGTCATCAGgcaccacatttaaaacaaattcatctattttatttttaaattttatttcgcatttaatttttccaaaaatcattAATTTGTTATTTCCCAATCCTCGATATTTTGACTGCTTGGCGACTCCGCTCACATCAAATGGCACGGCGGACTTGCGAACAAAGCTAGTTGGACTGCCAGTATCAAAGAGAGATAAACAATCCATAAATCTTTTGCACTTAACTTGTTTTGTTACATAGGCGACACTTACCATATTCATAGATCCTAACATTCGGTAGCAACGTTCTTCATCCCCATCTTCAGTGTCGGTCCCGACTGCAGCAACGGTTTTCTTCAAGTTTAGTACCTTTTTTGAGTTAGTACAACTGCGGTGGTCATGGCCCATCTTCCAGCAACGGAAACAACTTCCCACCGGCCTTTTTTCGTATGGACATTTGCTCTGAAAGTGTCCCATTTGGGTGCAATTGAAGCAGCGTATTTCTGCTGCATCAGTTTCATCGTTCTTTGGCGTATTTGATTTTGATGGTTTCGGTTTTTGAACGTTGTCGTATATAGATGGGCGAGATGAGCGACGACGCTCGTATAGGTCAAGCGATTGTTTGAATTCTTTCATCGTCCTTGCGTTTATTAGGATATATATTTCCGGGGACCTGTCTTGGAGGCCATCAACTATAAAGTTAATCAGTTCAAATTCGTCGACATAGTCAAAACGAGCAGCGATGTTTTCCATTTCCAACACATATCGGCGAATGCTGCTTTTTTTTATCCCATTTATGAGTGGCCAACGCTTTGTATACTTCGTGACCGCTCACCACCCGACCAAATTCTCTAACCAAAAGCGATTTTAAATCTTCGTAATTTAGAACGTCTCTATACAGTAAAAGTTTAGCGTCACCGCAAAGAGAATTGCACAAGCAAGTGTACTTAAAAATGTCGTCTGCATTTACCATCTGCATGACTCTATCAAAATTGCGAAGAAAGTCGTGCACGCTATATGCTTTATTTTCACCGTCAAATTTTGTGATGGTATGTTCGATGTCCCGAAAAGTTAAACGATTTGGGATTTGTAGCCTACCGTTACCAATGGGGGTGTCGTTTCGTGCGTTTTGGAATTCCCGTTTTAAGTCCGCAACGGATTTTTCCAACGTCAGGATTTCTTTTTCCTTTCTTAGGATTTCTATCCTTTTGTTCAGTTCATCTTTTATATGTTGTGGACTGTTAGGCATTTCCCCGTATAATATGCCTGCAGCTTCTTCAGTGAACTCGGTTGTGGTATTGGCCATAGTGGCAGCGGTGGTGATGGCGTCGGTATTGGCAATGACAGCGGCGGTGGTGATGGCGTCGGTAGTGGCAGTGGCAGCGGTGGTAGTAGCAGTGGCAGCGGTGGTAGTAATGGCGGCGGTTTCAGCGTCGGGAATGGCGATGACAGCGGCGGTGGTGATGGCGTCTGTAGTGACAGGGACATCGGTGACAGCGGCATCGGTTACGGCAGCATCAGCAGTGCCGGAAGCACCAGAAATAATAACATCATTGGTAATGTTTTGGTTATCCGCGGCAAATGAATCATTTGTATTAATAGCTGAAGGAACGCGTACTGCAATATTGGTGGAAGGGATTTGGccagtcccaaccacgttttttaaCAATTTCCGCAACTGCGTTGTTGTAGCTGTTTGTGGAAATTCCACCCCAGCATCAGCCAAGATATTGGCCATTTCCTCACGAATGTtcatttttcaattgtttttgtggtACGTAAATTCTTTTTTTCACACCTGAGCTATAATTCcggtttatttgtaataataatgccaaggttgggtttttttttatatccgttcgcattcagtgctctattctcaatcaatcttctttctttttttttcgtgtctacatcattgccatattttcacatttttttaaaacatctttcttataataagttaccgatgttttcctacatagggctgcgtcagctaagcaagaatcaaagcgagcacctgattggctgatcgccagattcttgcctaaaagacagcgctgccatacttatatttttcacattacaccttctgctcgtgcaaccgatctgactgttagatggcgttggctgcaatccatccagtgactattagggctggcacacaattattactaacgacgagtaagtaccttcatttctgatagattacacaaaaaaaaaattacaaaacttaaaaaccattacaaaaaaaatataaaaatgcaaaaatcttacaaaaaaaattaaaaaaaactaaaaactacacaaaaaggTTCTTtcgaaaactataaaaattacaaaaaaaataaataaatagacccagtataatatacatacatacatatcgacatcttaatatataaaaaacacgtgtcacaacatttaaaaaaaatttttaagttaaacggttttattgaaaacaatacttacatgaagtaataataatacgaaaagctagaaaataattaggtaggtcctaggtactagtcatcacattccttatcaatctatggcgttgatcagacaattaaataaaagcgttgggcgcgtgaaatttctaaaaatgttaggcgtagcataacctgattaaggttcagttggttttacttctgACTataatagaaatatgacgcgtccaacgcttttatttaattgtctgatcaacgccatagattgataaggagtgtgatgactagtacctaggacctacctaattattttctagcttttcgtattattattacttcatgtaagtattgttttcaataaaaccgt contains:
- the LOC137238570 gene encoding uncharacterized protein, with protein sequence MNIREEMANILADAGVEFPQTATTTQLRKLLKNVVGTGQIPSTNIAVRVPSAINTNDSFAADNQNITNDVIISGASGTADAAVTDAAVTDVPVTTDAITTAAVIAIPDAETAAITTTAATATTTAATATTDAITTAAVIANTDAITTAATMANTTTEFTEEAAGILYGEMPNSPQHIKDELNKRIEILRKEKEILTLEKSVADLKREFQNARNDTPIGNGRLQIPNRLTFRDIEHTITKFDGENKAYSVHDFLRNFDRVMQMVNADDIFKYTCLCNSLCGDAKLLLYRDVLNYEDLKSLLVREFGRVVSGHEVYKALATHKWDKKKQHSPICVGNGKHRCSF